One Deltaproteobacteria bacterium genomic region harbors:
- a CDS encoding endopeptidase La, with translation MLFRNDKRDPKDPPPAGGELRVPLLPLRDIIVFPHMVVPLFVGRQKSIRALEEAMNKQKFILLAAQKDAKTNDPAEDDIYRVGTLGTVVQLLRLPDGTVKVLVEGKKRARVGRYLENADYFLVEAEPIEEVCDATTEVEALIRSVNSTFENYVKLNKKIPPEMIMSVASIEDPARLADTIVAHLGIKLEDKQTLLEITNPSERLEKVLGFMRSEIEILEVEKRIRTRVKKQMEKTQKEYYLNEQMRAIQKELGEKDEFKNEIQELEEKIKQKKMSAEAREKAEKELKKLKMMSPMSAEATVVRNYIDWIISLPWHEYTEDKLDIKGAEKILEEDHYGLDKVKGRILEYLAVQSLVGHMKGPILCLVGPPGVGKTSLGKSIARATGRKFVRVSLGGVRDEAEIRGHRRTYIGALPGKVIQSMKKAGSGNPVFLLDEVDKMSTDFRGDPSSALLEVLDPEQNSTFNDHYLDVDYDLSKVMFITTANNLERIPRPLQDRMEIIRIAGYTELEKLNIAKRYLIPKQREANGLQEQNIAFSDSAVVGIIRHYTKESGVRNLEREIASVCRKVAVEVVKKDRNARIRITGKNLTTYLGPPRYRYGKADVEHRIGVSTGLAWTDMGGELLATEVQVMPGKGKLMITGRLGEVMQESAQAAMSYVRSRAAELGLERDFYQKIDLHIHIPEGAIPKDGPSAGITMATALVSALTRIPVRHDLAMTGEVTLRGYVLPIGGLKEKVLAAHRGGIKKVLIPIENEKDIRDIPAVILKSIQIELVEHMDEVLRKALVLRDPDAYLRKPAEPPAAEGVAPPFPATVPPDAPDVVTH, from the coding sequence ATGCTCTTCCGGAACGACAAGCGAGACCCGAAAGATCCGCCGCCCGCGGGCGGCGAGCTCCGGGTGCCGCTGCTCCCGCTGCGGGACATCATTGTCTTCCCGCACATGGTAGTCCCTCTGTTCGTCGGGCGTCAGAAGTCGATCCGCGCGCTCGAGGAAGCGATGAACAAGCAGAAGTTCATCCTCCTGGCCGCGCAGAAGGACGCCAAGACGAACGACCCCGCCGAGGACGACATCTACCGCGTCGGCACGCTCGGGACCGTGGTCCAGCTGCTGCGTCTCCCCGACGGCACCGTCAAGGTGCTGGTCGAGGGCAAGAAGCGCGCGCGCGTCGGACGCTACCTCGAGAACGCGGATTACTTCCTGGTCGAAGCCGAGCCCATCGAGGAGGTCTGCGACGCTACGACCGAGGTCGAGGCGCTGATCCGCAGCGTCAACTCGACGTTCGAGAACTACGTCAAACTGAACAAGAAGATCCCGCCCGAGATGATCATGTCGGTCGCCTCGATCGAGGACCCGGCGCGTCTCGCGGACACGATCGTCGCCCACCTCGGCATCAAGCTCGAGGACAAGCAGACGCTGCTCGAGATCACGAACCCGTCCGAGCGGCTCGAGAAGGTCCTCGGGTTCATGCGGTCCGAGATCGAGATCCTCGAGGTGGAGAAGCGCATCCGTACTCGGGTCAAGAAGCAGATGGAGAAGACCCAGAAGGAGTACTACCTCAACGAGCAGATGCGCGCGATCCAGAAGGAGCTCGGCGAGAAGGACGAGTTCAAGAACGAGATCCAGGAATTGGAAGAGAAGATCAAGCAGAAGAAGATGTCGGCGGAGGCCCGCGAGAAGGCCGAGAAGGAGCTGAAGAAGCTCAAGATGATGTCGCCGATGTCCGCCGAGGCGACGGTCGTCCGCAACTACATCGACTGGATCATCTCGCTTCCGTGGCACGAGTACACGGAGGACAAGCTCGACATCAAGGGCGCGGAGAAGATCCTCGAGGAGGACCACTACGGGCTCGATAAGGTGAAGGGGCGGATCCTCGAGTACCTCGCCGTGCAGAGCCTCGTCGGCCACATGAAGGGCCCCATCCTCTGTCTGGTCGGGCCCCCCGGTGTCGGCAAGACGTCGCTCGGCAAGTCGATCGCCCGCGCGACGGGGCGGAAGTTCGTGCGCGTGTCGCTCGGCGGCGTGCGCGACGAGGCGGAGATCCGTGGTCACCGGCGCACCTACATCGGCGCGCTCCCCGGCAAGGTCATCCAGTCGATGAAGAAGGCCGGCTCCGGGAACCCGGTCTTCCTGCTCGACGAGGTCGACAAGATGTCGACCGATTTCCGCGGCGACCCTTCCTCGGCGCTGCTCGAGGTGCTCGACCCGGAGCAGAACAGCACCTTCAACGATCACTACCTCGACGTCGACTACGACCTCTCGAAGGTCATGTTCATCACCACGGCGAACAACCTCGAGCGCATCCCGCGCCCGCTCCAGGACCGGATGGAGATCATCCGCATTGCCGGCTACACGGAGCTCGAGAAGCTGAACATCGCCAAGCGGTACCTGATCCCGAAGCAGCGCGAGGCCAACGGGCTCCAGGAGCAGAACATCGCCTTCTCGGATTCGGCGGTCGTCGGGATCATCCGCCACTACACGAAGGAGTCGGGGGTCCGGAACCTCGAGCGCGAGATCGCTTCGGTCTGCCGCAAGGTCGCCGTCGAGGTGGTGAAGAAGGATCGCAACGCGCGGATCCGCATCACCGGCAAGAACCTGACCACCTACCTCGGCCCGCCGCGCTACCGCTACGGCAAGGCCGACGTCGAGCATCGGATCGGCGTCTCCACCGGGCTCGCGTGGACCGACATGGGCGGCGAGCTCCTCGCCACCGAGGTGCAGGTCATGCCCGGCAAGGGCAAGCTCATGATCACGGGGCGGCTCGGCGAGGTGATGCAGGAGTCGGCGCAGGCGGCCATGAGCTACGTGCGCTCGCGTGCTGCGGAGCTGGGTCTCGAGCGCGATTTCTACCAGAAGATCGACCTCCACATTCACATCCCCGAGGGCGCGATCCCCAAGGACGGTCCGTCCGCCGGCATCACCATGGCGACGGCACTCGTCTCGGCTCTCACCCGCATCCCGGTGCGCCACGACCTGGCGATGACGGGCGAGGTCACGCTGCGCGGCTACGTCCTGCCGATCGGCGGCCTCAAGGAGAAGGTACTCGCCGCGCACCGGGGCGGGATCAAGAAGGTGCTGATCCCGATCGAGAACGAGAAGGACATCCGGGACATCCCGGCGGTGATCCTCAAATCGATTCAGATCGAGCTCGTCGAGCACATGGACGAGGTGCTCCGCAAAGCGCTCGTCCTGCGCGACCCCGACGCCTATCTGCGGAAGCCGGCCGAGCCGCCGGCGGCCGAGGGGGTCGCTCCCCCGTTCCCGGCGACCGTCCCGCCCGACGCGCCAGACGTCGTCACGCATTGA
- a CDS encoding HU family DNA-binding protein codes for MTKADLIESVSTKLDLPRGQAERAVNTIFDDIVAALRNGDKVNISGFGTFAVSARKARSGRNPKTGETIQIAASKSAKFKAGKTLKDTLN; via the coding sequence ATGACGAAGGCCGACCTGATCGAGTCCGTCTCCACCAAGCTCGACCTGCCCCGGGGGCAGGCTGAGCGGGCCGTCAACACGATCTTCGACGACATCGTCGCCGCACTCCGCAACGGGGACAAGGTGAACATCTCCGGCTTCGGCACGTTCGCGGTCTCGGCTCGCAAGGCGCGCAGCGGCCGCAATCCGAAGACGGGCGAGACCATCCAGATCGCCGCCTCGAAGTCCGCGAAGTTCAAAGCGGGCAAGACCCTCAAGGACACGCTCAACTGA
- the rplM gene encoding 50S ribosomal protein L13, with product MSTTRMTRSLSAEDARAARCWYVADAEGKVLGRLASRIASVLRGKTNPAFAPHVDAGSFVVVVNAAKVRLTGRKLATKEYLRHTEYPGGIRRATAAEVLAKHPTRLLRDAVEGMLPKNRLGRRLATKLKVYAGPNHPHRAQKPAPLPDVR from the coding sequence ATGTCGACGACGCGGATGACCAGGAGTCTGAGTGCGGAGGATGCACGGGCGGCACGCTGCTGGTACGTGGCCGATGCCGAGGGCAAGGTGCTCGGCAGGCTGGCGTCGCGCATCGCCTCGGTGCTGCGCGGCAAGACGAACCCGGCCTTCGCGCCGCACGTCGACGCCGGCAGCTTCGTCGTGGTGGTGAACGCCGCCAAGGTGCGGCTGACCGGGCGCAAGCTGGCCACCAAGGAGTACCTGCGGCACACCGAGTATCCCGGGGGCATCCGGCGGGCGACCGCCGCGGAGGTCCTCGCCAAGCACCCCACGCGCCTGCTCCGCGATGCGGTGGAAGGCATGCTGCCGAAGAACCGCCTCGGACGGCGCCTGGCGACCAAGCTCAAGGTGTATGCGGGACCGAACCATCCGCACCGGGCGCAGAAGCCGGCGCCTCTGCCCGACGTGAGGTAA
- the rpsI gene encoding 30S ribosomal protein S9, with protein MADRVPLLWGTGKRKSSVARVRLALGDGTIVVNERPLDTYFGRETSRMIVQQPFEVTSTQGTYRTDVNVCGGGVSAQAVAIRHGITRALLEANPDFRSALKKAGFITRDSREVERKKYGRHKARKRPQYSKR; from the coding sequence ATGGCCGATCGCGTTCCTCTCCTCTGGGGCACCGGGAAGCGAAAGTCGTCCGTCGCCCGCGTGCGGCTCGCGCTGGGCGACGGCACCATCGTCGTCAACGAGCGTCCGCTCGACACCTACTTCGGGCGCGAGACCTCGCGCATGATCGTCCAGCAGCCCTTCGAGGTGACCTCCACGCAGGGCACCTACCGGACCGACGTGAACGTCTGCGGCGGAGGCGTATCGGCCCAGGCGGTCGCCATCCGGCACGGCATCACGCGCGCGCTCCTCGAGGCCAACCCCGACTTTCGCTCGGCGCTCAAGAAGGCAGGCTTCATCACGCGCGACTCGCGCGAGGTCGAGCGCAAGAAGTATGGCCGCCACAAGGCGCGCAAGCGTCCGCAGTACTCGAAGCGCTGA
- a CDS encoding N-acetyl-gamma-glutamyl-phosphate reductase: MEAVRPATRTPVSVLGATGYTGVELLRLLAQHPAVELAYLSSEQYRGRRASEVYPFLAGIVDEALGAPEPAAAAAGDVVFTALPHGAAAPLARELLRRGRRVIDLSPDFRLRDAAVYARWYGEHPAPELLPQAVYGLPELYRDQLRPARLVANPGCYPTAALLGLAPLARAGLLSAPAVIDAKSGTTGAGRAAKVEQLFAEVNENFRPYAIAAHRHGPEIEQELRAAGAAAPPLFVPHLLPVSRGILATMYVRVPGGKPQLDSLFETAYAREPFVVLRGDGPPPELREVRGTNRCVLGWRWDEATGHAVVVSAIDNLGKGAAGQAVQCLNLLLGLPETTGLEAPALVP; the protein is encoded by the coding sequence ATGGAGGCGGTCCGGCCAGCGACGCGCACGCCCGTTTCGGTGCTCGGCGCCACGGGCTACACGGGCGTGGAGCTGCTGAGGTTGCTCGCCCAGCACCCGGCGGTCGAGCTCGCCTACCTCTCCTCGGAGCAGTATCGGGGCCGGCGCGCGTCGGAGGTGTATCCCTTCCTCGCCGGCATTGTCGACGAGGCGCTCGGGGCGCCCGAGCCGGCGGCGGCGGCGGCCGGGGACGTCGTCTTCACCGCCCTGCCGCACGGGGCTGCCGCGCCGCTCGCGCGCGAGCTGCTCCGGCGGGGGCGGCGTGTGATCGATCTGTCGCCCGACTTCCGCCTGCGCGATGCCGCCGTCTATGCCCGCTGGTACGGCGAGCACCCGGCGCCGGAGCTGCTGCCCCAGGCGGTCTACGGGTTGCCCGAGCTCTACCGCGACCAGCTGCGGCCAGCGCGCCTCGTCGCGAATCCCGGCTGCTATCCGACGGCGGCGCTGCTCGGGCTCGCCCCGCTCGCGCGGGCCGGGCTGCTGTCCGCGCCGGCGGTCATCGACGCCAAGTCCGGCACGACGGGCGCAGGGCGGGCTGCCAAGGTCGAGCAGCTCTTCGCCGAGGTGAACGAGAACTTTCGCCCGTACGCGATCGCTGCCCATCGCCACGGTCCCGAGATCGAGCAGGAGCTGCGCGCGGCGGGCGCGGCCGCTCCGCCGCTGTTCGTGCCGCACCTCCTGCCCGTCAGCCGCGGCATTCTGGCGACGATGTACGTGCGGGTCCCGGGCGGGAAGCCGCAGCTCGATTCCCTCTTCGAGACGGCCTATGCGCGCGAGCCGTTCGTCGTGCTTCGTGGCGATGGCCCACCTCCGGAGCTGCGCGAGGTGCGGGGCACGAACCGCTGCGTGCTCGGCTGGCGCTGGGACGAGGCGACCGGGCATGCCGTGGTCGTGAGCGCCATCGACAACCTCGGCAAGGGCGCCGCAGGACAGGCGGTGCAGTGTCTAAACCTGCTGCTCGGCCTGCCTGAGACGACGGGTCTCGAGGCGCCGGCGCTGGTGCCTTAA
- the lptG gene encoding LPS export ABC transporter permease LptG has product MTVSPGRRLLAPVVARHVTGEFLRVFALALLAFVAIYVIVDFFDRFDSFLRHEAPPDAMVRYFIFKLPLVVTQVAPFAVLAGALVGLGLLARHNEFVALRACGVSVWQVATPLLGLAAAISVGVFVWNERLVPESARRWHAIEDLEIKKRGVASVFTGRDVWYHGRAGFYNINRVAPQRGALYGLTVYQLGPDFRLRRLIEATEVLWGHERWQLVGARTREFGPDGVHETPREPEDFILPETLADFQVVSVEPEEFSYAMLHRQISDLRRKGVDVSESWVDLDLKLALPAASIMMMLLAVPLAFKGTRVTSLASGIGLGFALGFAYFVVLAFTRALGQSHALPPALAAWSANGLFGLIGSYLILGEQ; this is encoded by the coding sequence ATGACCGTGAGCCCCGGCCGGCGGCTCCTCGCGCCCGTCGTCGCCCGCCACGTGACGGGGGAGTTCCTGCGCGTCTTCGCGCTCGCCCTGCTCGCCTTCGTGGCGATCTATGTCATCGTCGACTTCTTCGATCGGTTCGACAGCTTCCTCCGCCACGAGGCCCCGCCGGACGCCATGGTGCGGTACTTCATCTTCAAGCTGCCCCTCGTAGTGACCCAGGTGGCACCGTTTGCCGTGCTGGCCGGGGCGCTCGTGGGCCTCGGCCTCCTCGCCAGGCACAACGAGTTCGTCGCGCTGCGGGCGTGCGGCGTGAGCGTGTGGCAGGTGGCGACGCCGCTGCTCGGCCTCGCCGCCGCGATCAGCGTCGGCGTCTTCGTCTGGAACGAGAGGCTTGTGCCCGAGAGCGCACGCCGCTGGCACGCGATCGAGGACCTGGAGATCAAGAAGCGCGGCGTGGCGAGCGTCTTTACCGGGCGGGATGTCTGGTACCACGGGCGCGCCGGCTTCTATAACATCAACCGGGTGGCGCCCCAGCGCGGCGCCCTCTACGGCCTCACGGTCTACCAGCTCGGCCCCGACTTTCGCCTCCGGCGGCTGATCGAGGCCACCGAGGTTCTCTGGGGCCACGAGCGCTGGCAGCTCGTCGGTGCCCGGACGCGCGAGTTCGGGCCGGACGGGGTGCACGAGACACCTCGCGAGCCGGAGGACTTCATACTCCCCGAGACCCTTGCCGACTTTCAGGTGGTCTCCGTGGAACCCGAGGAGTTCAGCTACGCCATGCTCCACCGGCAGATCAGCGATCTCCGGCGCAAGGGTGTCGACGTCTCTGAAAGCTGGGTCGACCTCGACCTGAAGCTCGCCCTGCCCGCGGCGAGCATCATGATGATGCTGCTCGCCGTGCCGCTCGCCTTCAAGGGCACACGGGTGACCAGCCTCGCCAGCGGTATCGGCCTCGGCTTCGCCCTCGGCTTCGCCTACTTCGTGGTGCTCGCCTTCACCCGCGCCCTCGGCCAGAGCCACGCCCTGCCCCCTGCCCTAGCGGCGTGGTCCGCCAACGGCCTCTTCGGGCTGATCGGCAGCTACCTCATCCTGGGCGAGCAGTAG